Proteins encoded within one genomic window of Cucumis sativus cultivar 9930 chromosome 3, Cucumber_9930_V3, whole genome shotgun sequence:
- the LOC105435079 gene encoding uncharacterized protein LOC105435079 codes for MRCKKHHSDFTSTVGVCASCLRERLLSIIAAQAQAEKNQSQLTYGGIRSADDPLPPPLLFIHSVSPHATKSDEDLWSNLDREGNRRFLHQRFYSTPQIGPNGRTNNSANTTFVTTGSFDRKQRSKKFSLWSKLFRSRSDKFEKNHKSPSRESHGPGSSSSSPSWFSTIFHGHRTKRQSSLSPVEESISVAERRHCHAIERGMSPVRVSDSDEECEGPDRSPISQKFQLSPMAAPGSAKRGRLGHNQNVSGFAFCLSPLMRASPNRNWNQKAIPPETAFSGNIKVPAKPHLCANRSRKIADFGRVNHNR; via the coding sequence ATGAGGTGCAAGAAGCACCACTCCGACTTCACCAGCACCGTCGGCGTCTGTGCTTCCTGTTTACGGGAGCGTCTTTTGTCTATCATCGCCGCTCAGGCACAGGCCGAGAAGAATCAATCTCAGCTCACTTACGGCGGTATTCGCTCCGCGGATGATCCTCTTCCGCCACCGCTCCTCTTTATTCATTCCGTCTCTCCTCACGCTACGAAATCGGATGAAGATTTATGGAGTAATCTTGATCGCGAAGGTAATCGACGCTTTCTCCATCAGAGATTCTACAGTACTCCACAAATTGGACCTAATGGTAGAACGAACAACAGTGCGAACACTACGTTCGTCACTACAGGTTCTTTCGATCGGAAACAGAGAAGTAAGAAATTCTCGCTCTGGTCGAAGCTTTTTAGGTCTAGATCCGATAAATTCGAGAAGAATCACAAAAGCCCTTCTCGAGAATCGCATGGTCCAGGTTCGTCTTCTTCATCGCCATCGTGGTTCTCAACGATCTTCCACGGCCATCGGACTAAACGACAATCAAGTCTTTCGCCAGTTGAGGAATCGATCTCCGTTGCCGAACGGAGGCATTGCCATGCGATTGAACGCGGAATGTCACCAGTAAGAGTATCTGACTCAGATGAAGAATGTGAAGGTCCCGATCGTTCTCCTATTTCTCAAAAGTTTCAACTGTCTCCAATGGCGGCTCCTGGATCGGCGAAACGCGGGAGATTAGGACACAATCAGAACGTTTCGGGATTTGCATTTTGTTTGAGTCCACTTATGCGAGCAAGTCCGAACAGGAATTGGAACCAGAAAGCAATTCCGCCGGAAACTGCCTTTTCCGGTAACATCAAGGTGCCGGCGAAGCCTCATCTCTGTGCGAACCGGTCGAGGAAGATAGCGGACTTTGGAAGAGTCAATCACAACCGTTAA
- the LOC101205156 gene encoding acyl carrier protein 1, mitochondrial: MALRAAVLRHLRVPVQFSALARRECHATQCSVEFLRLFSSHDDRSTKEEVTERVLSVIKRHQKVDPSKVSPNVHFQKDLGLDSLDTVEIVMALEEEFKLEIPDNEADKIASCDLAIEYVYNHPMAS, encoded by the exons ATGGCGCTGAGGGCAGCCGTTCTTCGCCATCTTCGAGTTCCAGTCCAATTCTCTGCCCTAGCTCGCCGGGAATGCCACGCGACGCAGTGTTCCGTAGAATTTCTCCGGTTATTTTCATCCCACGACGATCGCTCTACAAAGGAGGAGGTCACTGAGAGAGTTCTCTCGGTTATCAAGCGCCACCAGAAAGTCGACCCCTCCAAG GTGAGCCCTAATGTTCATTTCCAGAAAGATTTGGGTTTAGACAGCTTGGACACTGTGGAGATTGTAATGGCCTTGGAAGAGGAGTTCAAGCTAGAGATACCGGACAATGAGGCTGATAAAATAGCTTCCTGTGATCTTGCAATTGAGTACGTATACAACCATCCAATGGCTAGTTGA
- the LOC101205400 gene encoding acyl carrier protein 1, mitochondrial, giving the protein MALRAAVLRHLRVPVRFSALARRECQPTPCSGGSLRLFSSQDDQSTKEEVTERVLSVIKRHPKVDPSKVNPDVHFQKDLGLDSLDTVEIVMALEEEFKLEIPDNEADKIDSCNLAIEYVCNHPMAS; this is encoded by the exons ATGGCGCTGAGGGCAGCCGTTCTTCGCCATCTTCGAGTCCCAGTTCGATTCTCTGCCCTAGCTCGCCGGGAATGCCAGCCGACGCCGTGTTCCGGTGGTTCTCTCCGGTTATTTTCATCCCAAGACGACCAGTCTACAAAGGAGGAGGTCACTGAGAGAGTTCTTTCGGTTATCAAGCGCCACCCGAAAGTCGACCCCTCTAAG GTGAACCCTGATGTTCATTTCCAGAAAGATTTGGGTTTAGACAGCTTGGACACTGTGGAGATTGTAATGGCCTTGGAAGAGGAGTTCAAGCTAGAGATACCAGACAATGAGGCTGACAAAATAGATTCCTGCAATCTTGCAATTGAGTACGTATGCAACCATCCAATGGCTAGTTGA
- the LOC101208676 gene encoding acyl carrier protein 1, mitochondrial — protein sequence MALRAAVLRHLRVPVQFYALARRECQPTLCSGGSLRLFSSHDDHLTKDEVIERVLSVIKCHPKVDPSKVSPDVHFEKDLGLDSLDTVEIVMALEEEFKLEIPDKEADKIDSCNLAIEYVYNHPMAS from the exons ATGGCGCTGAGGGCAGCCGTTCTTCGCCATCTTCGAGTTCCAGTCCAATTCTACGCCCTAGCTCGCCGGGAATGCCAGCCGACACTCTGTTCCGGTGGATCTCTCCGCCTATTTTCATCCCACGACGATCACTTGACAAAGGACGAGGTCATTGAGAGAGTTCTCTCGGTTATCAAGTGCCACCCGAAAGTCGATCCCTCCAAG GTGAGCCCTGATGTTCATTTCGAGAAAGATTTGGGTTTAGACAGCTTGGACACTGTGGAGATTGTAATGGCCTTGGAAGAGGAGTTCAAGCTGGAGATACCAGACAAGGAGGCTGATAAAATAGATTCCTGCAATCTTGCAATTGAGTACGTATACAACCATCCAATGGCCAGCTGA
- the LOC101221670 gene encoding putative invertase inhibitor, with translation MSITYMHRFIALALSFFVLFNLRSISANDTLSRACELSAASDPNVRLDFCLQSLAAAPGSDTADLYELGALSIKLIAWNATSTRRYIERLLKNEKKSPDPYVRPRLSDCEELYIDAIKAVGDAAFEYGRNRYEEVNVKLSSVMDAVTTCEDGFKEMEGRVSPLTKRNGDVFELTAIALSILNLRP, from the coding sequence atgagtATTACTTATATGCACCGTTTCATCGCGCTCGCATTGTccttctttgttcttttcaaCCTCCGATCCATCTCCGCCAACGACACCCTTTCAAGAGCCTGCGAGCTATCCGCCGCAAGCGATCCAAACGTCCGCCTCGACTTCTGTCTCCAATCTCTCGCCGCTGCTCCTGGAAGCGACACGGCGGACCTTTACGAACTCGGCGCGTTATCGATCAAGTTGATCGCATGGAACGCGACCAGTACACGGCGGTACATCGAGCGATTACTAAAGAATGAGAAGAAATCGCCGGATCCGTACGTTAGGCCACGGCTGAGCGATTGTGAAGAGCTGTATATTGACGCTATCAAGGCGGTGGGTGATGCGGCGTTTGAGTACGGACGGAACCGGTATGAAGAGGTGAATGTGAAGTTGAGTTCGGTTATGGATGCAGTTACGACTTGTGAGGACGGATTTAAGGAAATGGAGGGTAGAGTTTCGCCATTGACGAAGAGGAATGGCGATGTGTTCGAGTTAACTGCCATTGCGCTCAGCATTCTCAACTTACGTCCTTAA
- the LOC101205636 gene encoding protein TRIGALACTOSYLDIACYLGLYCEROL 4, chloroplastic isoform X1, with the protein MAYLRTAMDSAFWDLNISSPQTLAGTAKAVPGEPFPLDGARASRTLRIQQLSFLGNGFPLGIIPSYCPTAHKELGSFSLQSLLFMMPSVKWWAGLVGQFRPKKLISSIKAQISAVEQLELSDLKDIASLFLDKSLYTYGICSQFSTGPFSSVYVSTEKLGERKGHRHKAMFYHRLPEHDINVDAAWPELFIDHKGQYWDVPESISLDLSSLKSESGLRYRVGLHKNGGVPRALNSTNSDDPPLTLLPGLCAKAAFSIEKNRDLWRDNLSEEEMTINYIRTGLKKEPAYDVRLDEPHAAISGIIGGTVSSWFGGSDTVGSNGDGNLTMGHKKRSPLNADLFGSICYTYQHGKFLNDFNDLTRIDARLSISSASGFAKRVFHVFKKSVDDLERSKSSPRLNLIFQQQVAGPIVFRLESKLLLDSASGKIGPHVEDTICSLTYSFLDLESAKAVFWYSPKRKEGMVELRLYEF; encoded by the exons ATGGCGTACCTCAGGACCGCCATGGATTCCGCCTTCTGGGATTTGAACATTTCTTCTCCTCAAACCCTCGCCGGAACCGCCAAAGCCGTCCCCGGCGAACCATTTCCTCTCGATGGAGCTCGAGCCAGCCGTACCCTCAGGATTCAGCAACTCTCCTTCCTCGGCAATGGATTTCCTCTCGGAATTATCCCTTCATACTGTCCCACTGCTCACAAGGAGTTAGGCTCCTTTTCTCTTCAGTCGCTCTTGTTCATGATGCCTTCCGTCAAATG gTGGGCTGGATTGGTTGGTCAATTTCGTCCAAAGAAACTGATATCTTCTATAAAAGCTCAAATTTCTGCTGTGGAACAGCTTGAACTTTCTGACCTGAAAGACATTGCTAGTCTGTTCTTGGACAAATCACTCTATACGTATGGTATATGCTCTCAGTTTTCTACAGGTCCCTTTTCATCTGTATATGTCAGCACAGAAAAGCTTGGTGAGAGGAAAGGGCATCGCCACAAAGCGATGTTTTATCACAGG CTTCCTGAGCATGATATAAATGTAGATGCGGCTTGGCCAGAGCTCTTCATTGATCATAAAGGTCAATATTGGGATGTGCCCGAGTCTATATCTTTGGATCTTTCATCTCTTAAGTCTGAATCTGGTTTGCGATACCGGGTTGGGTTGCATAAGAATGGTGGCGTTCCCCGGGCGCTTAATTCTACCAATAGCGATGACCCACCTCTTACTCTTTTGCCTGGATTATGTGCAAAGGCTGCATTCTCTATTGAAAAGAACAGGGACCTTTGGAGGGACAACTTAAGTGAGGAAGAGATGACGATAAACTACATCCGGACAGGCCTGAAAAAAGAGCCAGCATATGACGTGCGCCTTGATGAACCTCATGCTGCCATATCTGGAATCATCG GTGGCACTGTTAGCTCTTGGTTTGGAGGCAGCGACACTGTTGGGTCCAATGGAGATGGAAACTTAACTATGGGCCATAAGAAAAGAAGTCCATTGAATGCTGAtctttttggttcaatttgCTATACTTACCAACATGGGAAGtttctaaatgattttaatgACCTTACGAGGATCGATGCTCGGTTAAGTATTTCGTCAGCTTCAGGGTTTGCCAAGAGagtttttcatgttttcaagAAATCTGTTGATGATCTTGAGAGATCAAAATCTTCTCCCAGACTCAATTTGATCTTTCAACAACAG GTTGCGGGCCCGATTGTCTTCCGTTTAGAATCCAAGCTTTTGCTCGATTCTGCATCTGGCAAGATCGGTCCCCATGTCGAGGACACAATATGCAGCTTAACTTATTCTTTTCTGGATCTTGAATCAGCCAAAGCTGTTTTCTGGTATTCTCCcaaaaggaaagaaggaaTGGTCGAGTTGCGCCTATatgagttttga
- the LOC101205636 gene encoding protein TRIGALACTOSYLDIACYLGLYCEROL 4, chloroplastic isoform X2 — translation MAYLRTAMDSAFWDLNISSPQTLAGTAKAVPGEPFPLDGARASRTLRIQQLSFLGNGFPLGIIPSYCPTAHKELGSFSLQSLLFMMPSVKWWAGLVGQFRPKKLISSIKAQISAVEQLELSDLKDIASLFLDKSLYTYGICSQFSTGPFSSVYVSTEKLGERKGHRHKAMFYHRLPEHDINVDAAWPELFIDHKGQYWDVPESISLDLSSLKSESGLRYRVGLHKNGGVPRALNSTNSDDPPLTLLPGLCAKAAFSIEKNRDLWRDNLSEEEMTINYIRTGLKKEPAYDVRLDEPHAAISGIIGGTVSSWFGGSDTVGSNGDGNLTMGHKKRSPLNADLFGSICYTYQHGKFLNDFNDLTRIDARLSISSASGFAKRVFHVFKKSVDDLERSKSSPRLNLIFQQQK, via the exons ATGGCGTACCTCAGGACCGCCATGGATTCCGCCTTCTGGGATTTGAACATTTCTTCTCCTCAAACCCTCGCCGGAACCGCCAAAGCCGTCCCCGGCGAACCATTTCCTCTCGATGGAGCTCGAGCCAGCCGTACCCTCAGGATTCAGCAACTCTCCTTCCTCGGCAATGGATTTCCTCTCGGAATTATCCCTTCATACTGTCCCACTGCTCACAAGGAGTTAGGCTCCTTTTCTCTTCAGTCGCTCTTGTTCATGATGCCTTCCGTCAAATG gTGGGCTGGATTGGTTGGTCAATTTCGTCCAAAGAAACTGATATCTTCTATAAAAGCTCAAATTTCTGCTGTGGAACAGCTTGAACTTTCTGACCTGAAAGACATTGCTAGTCTGTTCTTGGACAAATCACTCTATACGTATGGTATATGCTCTCAGTTTTCTACAGGTCCCTTTTCATCTGTATATGTCAGCACAGAAAAGCTTGGTGAGAGGAAAGGGCATCGCCACAAAGCGATGTTTTATCACAGG CTTCCTGAGCATGATATAAATGTAGATGCGGCTTGGCCAGAGCTCTTCATTGATCATAAAGGTCAATATTGGGATGTGCCCGAGTCTATATCTTTGGATCTTTCATCTCTTAAGTCTGAATCTGGTTTGCGATACCGGGTTGGGTTGCATAAGAATGGTGGCGTTCCCCGGGCGCTTAATTCTACCAATAGCGATGACCCACCTCTTACTCTTTTGCCTGGATTATGTGCAAAGGCTGCATTCTCTATTGAAAAGAACAGGGACCTTTGGAGGGACAACTTAAGTGAGGAAGAGATGACGATAAACTACATCCGGACAGGCCTGAAAAAAGAGCCAGCATATGACGTGCGCCTTGATGAACCTCATGCTGCCATATCTGGAATCATCG GTGGCACTGTTAGCTCTTGGTTTGGAGGCAGCGACACTGTTGGGTCCAATGGAGATGGAAACTTAACTATGGGCCATAAGAAAAGAAGTCCATTGAATGCTGAtctttttggttcaatttgCTATACTTACCAACATGGGAAGtttctaaatgattttaatgACCTTACGAGGATCGATGCTCGGTTAAGTATTTCGTCAGCTTCAGGGTTTGCCAAGAGagtttttcatgttttcaagAAATCTGTTGATGATCTTGAGAGATCAAAATCTTCTCCCAGACTCAATTTGATCTTTCAACAACAG aaatga
- the LOC101205871 gene encoding 10 kDa chaperonin 1, chloroplastic — protein MAMASTFFTVPKPFINTPNTSPSVSTRRLITGGLRSSNLKVSAISKKWEPAKVVPQADRVLVRLEELPEKSVGGVLLPKSAVKFERYLVGVILSVGTEVGGNDIAPGKKVLLSDINAYEVDLGTDAKHCFCKAGDLLAIVE, from the exons ATGGCGATGGCGTCTACGTTCTTCACAGTTCCAAAGCCCTTTATCAACACCCCTAATACTTCACCTTCTGTATCTACACGGCGACTAATAACCG GAGGATTGCGAAGTAGCAATTTGAAAGTCAGCGCAATTTCTAAGAAATGGGAGCCTGCGAAG GTGGTTCCTCAAGCTGATAGAGTTCTTGTCCGTCTTGAGGAGCTTCCCGAG AAATCAGTTGGTGGAGTTTTGCTGCCTAAATCAGCTGTCAAATTTGAGCGATATCTTGTGGGAGTG ATTCTATCCGTTGGAACAGAGGTTGGAGGAAATGATATTGCACCCGGAAAAAAG GTTCTTTTGTCCGACATAAATGCTTATGAG GTGGATTTAGGCACAGATGCTAAGCACTGCTTCTGCAAAGCTGGTGATCTGTTAGCTATTGTTGAGTAG
- the LOC101221900 gene encoding E3 ubiquitin-protein ligase ATL4 has translation MCISRVSLQLKFSLLFLSLSLRSLNLMKPRETCPKKLTAAFTLFSISSDISHFSLSLSLKFRHITAMASPPTPPLPDDLAIGYFSSSPPPPPSPVSSHTSLKNLSPSILIILTILAFTAFSSGILCLVLRYLNRRCLLRLSALSGSSSSSTVSSRRIIPAEQSAVRCTNSFSPIESLPLFSFSSVTRRSSTAAADCAVCLSKFEAEDQLRLLPLCCHAFHAQCVDTWLQSNQSCPLCRSAIFASESDVMKASMASYAAEGRGGDSFRLEIGSISRRQAPSDSAEGRRSYSIGSFEYFVEEDSEVNFTNAHRRSVSDKEDIEAPISAVSTERSLAAEVGSGRNWLKDYVDRLSNSVSSRALSFRGSGRFFTGSSRRSEVTVAGEWEQENNRVGEEISELFRWFSGV, from the coding sequence ATGTGCATCTCACGTGTCTCACTCCAACTGaaattctctcttctcttcctctctctctctcttcgtTCTCTCAACTTAATGAAACCGAGAGAGACCTGCCCGAAAAAACTGACCGCTGCATTTACACTCTTTTCCATCTCCTCCGATATTtcccatttctctctctctctctctctaaaatttAGACATATTACTGCAATGGCTTCTCCGCCGACGCCGCCATTGCCGGACGATCTTGCCATTGGCTACTTTTCATcatctcctcctcctcctccttcgcCGGTCTCCAGTCACACCTCGTTGAAGAATCTCAGTCCCAGCATCTTAATCATTCTTACGATTCTTGCATTTACAGCCTTTTCTTCGGGGATTCTCTGCCTTGTTCTCCGTTACCTTAACCGACGGTGTCTTCTCCGTCTCTCTGCCTTGTCTGGATCGTCATCTTCCTCTACTGTTTCTAGTCGCCGCATTATTCCAGCAGAACAAAGTGCGGTTCGTTGTACTAACTCTTTCTCTCCAATCGAATCGCTTCCTCTGTTCTCTTTCTCCTCCGTCACGCGTCGTTCTTCCACTGCCGCCGCTGATTGCGCCGTTTGTTTGTCGAAATTTGAAGCGGAAGATCAGCTTCGTCTTCTTCCTCTCTGTTGCCATGCGTTTCACGCTCAATGCGTCGATACTTGGCTTCAATCGAACCAGAGTTGTCCTCTTTGCCGCTCCGCCATTTTCGCTTCTGAATCCGATGTAATGAAGGCATCCATGGCTTCCTATGCCGCCGAAGGTCGCGGCGGGGACAGTTTTAGGCTCGAGATTGGCAGTATTAGCCGTAGACAAGCGCCGTCCGACTCTGCCGAAGGAAGGAGATCGTATTCGATAGGATCGTTCGAATATTTCGTCGAAGAAGATTCCGAGGTAAACTTCACCAATGCTCACCGGAGGAGCGTCTCCGATAAGGAGGACATCGAAGCTCCTATATCAGCGGTATCTACAGAGCGAAGCCTAGCGGCGGAAGTCGGGTCTGGAAGGAATTGGCTGAAGGACTACGTCGATAGGCTCTCGAATTCGGTATCATCTCGTGCACTGTCTTTCCGAGGCTCCGGTAGGTTCTTCACCGGAAGTAGTCGACGGAGTGAGGTGACAGTCGCGGGAGAATGGGAACAGGAGAACAACCGCGTCGGAGAGGAAATAAGCGAGTTATTCCGGTGGTTTTCAGGGGTATGA